From a single Arcobacter sp. CECT 8986 genomic region:
- the rpsL gene encoding 30S ribosomal protein S12 produces the protein MPTINQLIRKERKKVIKKSKSPALDKCPQRRGVCTRVYTTTPKKPNSALRKVAKVRLTTGFEVISYIGGEGHNLQEHSIVLVRGGRVKDLPGVKYHIVRGALDTAGVANRTVARSKYGTKRPKK, from the coding sequence ATGCCTACTATTAATCAGCTTATTAGAAAAGAGCGAAAAAAGGTGATTAAAAAGTCTAAATCACCAGCATTAGACAAATGTCCACAAAGAAGAGGTGTATGTACAAGAGTATATACTACTACTCCAAAGAAACCTAACTCGGCTTTAAGAAAAGTTGCAAAAGTTAGATTAACAACTGGATTTGAAGTAATTTCATATATCGGTGGTGAGGGTCACAACTTACAAGAACACTCTATCGTATTAGTTAGAGGGGGAAGAGTTAAGGATTTACCTGGGGTTAAGTATCACATCGTTAGAGGTGCTTTAGATACTGCTGGTGTTGCAAACAGAACTGTTGCAAGATCTAAATATGGTACTAAAAGACCTAAGAAATAA
- a CDS encoding energy-coupling factor ABC transporter ATP-binding protein produces the protein MSCSITLKKVSYKNENRQLFSNIDLSVGHEEKVAIIGANGAGKSTLLKIIAGLQYSYDGELQLFHNPIHSKKEYKNFRSDVGYLPQDVNDYFLCPVVIEDVMFNLRAKGMNKEEAYHKAVMMLEDLGISHLKNRVILELSGGEQKIVALAGILITQPKILLLDEPTNALDSNAEKRIIDILNSIKKSMIIVSHHKSFIEKLAPTVYKLNENGLEKI, from the coding sequence ATGAGCTGTTCAATAACACTAAAAAAAGTTTCATATAAAAATGAAAATCGACAACTTTTCTCAAATATTGATTTAAGTGTTGGACATGAAGAAAAAGTAGCAATTATTGGTGCAAATGGTGCAGGGAAAAGTACTTTACTTAAAATAATTGCAGGATTACAATACTCTTATGATGGTGAACTTCAATTATTTCATAATCCTATACATTCAAAAAAAGAGTATAAAAATTTTAGAAGTGATGTTGGGTATTTGCCACAAGATGTAAATGATTATTTTTTATGTCCCGTTGTTATTGAAGATGTTATGTTTAATTTAAGAGCAAAAGGAATGAATAAAGAAGAAGCATATCATAAAGCAGTTATGATGCTTGAAGATTTAGGAATTTCACATTTAAAAAATAGAGTTATTTTAGAATTAAGTGGTGGTGAACAAAAAATTGTTGCACTTGCTGGAATTTTAATCACACAACCAAAAATTTTACTTTTAGATGAACCTACAAATGCACTAGACTCAAATGCAGAAAAAAGAATTATAGATATATTAAATTCAATAAAAAAATCAATGATTATAGTATCTCATCACAAAAGTTTTATTGAAAAATTAGCACCAACAGTTTATAAACTAAATGAGAATGGTTTAGAAAAAATTTAA
- a CDS encoding 4Fe-4S dicluster domain-containing protein gives MAVRITDECISCEACASECPVAAILEEGNEKNPNEDYFYVKPESCVECVEHADAPRCAEACPTEGAIVWDMPYTEEFNDYYASRNDEGIYKIREHKKKGLMLPIVKSQKFNEAISIAQREAAEFVQEF, from the coding sequence ATGGCAGTTAGAATTACTGATGAGTGTATTAGTTGTGAAGCTTGTGCAAGTGAATGTCCTGTTGCAGCGATTTTAGAAGAGGGTAATGAAAAGAACCCAAATGAAGACTATTTTTATGTAAAACCTGAAAGTTGTGTTGAATGTGTTGAGCATGCAGATGCTCCAAGATGTGCAGAAGCCTGTCCAACAGAAGGTGCAATTGTTTGGGATATGCCTTATACTGAAGAGTTCAATGATTATTATGCTTCAAGAAATGATGAAGGTATTTATAAAATTAGAGAACACAAGAAAAAAGGTCTTATGCTACCTATTGTTAAATCTCAAAAATTCAATGAAGCTATCTCAATTGCACAAAGAGAAGCAGCAGAATTTGTTCAAGAATTTTAA
- the cbiM gene encoding cobalt transporter CbiM: MHISDGVLSVQVAATLGVAAIGMCAYSLKKMKNKDISLCAAMSALFFIASFIHIPLGPTQIHLILVGVIGAFLGSMSFLPIAIALILQATLLGYGGVTSLGANIIVMALPAYLTYIILKLGILKRFSEKVKFFMIGFLGVFFATILLALVLLFAKSEYAIASYAVIAANIPAMILEGIITLFLLMYIKKSMPSLLKEYNI; the protein is encoded by the coding sequence ATGCATATATCAGACGGAGTTTTAAGTGTACAAGTAGCTGCGACATTAGGTGTTGCAGCTATTGGTATGTGTGCATATTCACTAAAAAAGATGAAAAATAAAGATATATCTTTATGTGCAGCTATGAGTGCACTTTTTTTTATCGCTTCTTTTATTCATATTCCTTTAGGCCCTACACAAATTCATCTTATTTTAGTTGGTGTAATTGGTGCATTTTTAGGAAGTATGAGTTTTTTACCTATTGCAATTGCTTTGATTTTACAAGCTACTCTTTTAGGTTATGGTGGAGTAACTTCATTAGGAGCAAATATCATTGTGATGGCTTTACCTGCATATTTAACCTATATTATATTAAAATTAGGGATTTTAAAAAGATTTAGTGAAAAAGTTAAATTTTTTATGATTGGTTTTTTAGGTGTATTTTTTGCCACAATTCTTCTTGCTTTAGTGCTGTTATTTGCAAAAAGTGAATATGCAATTGCATCATATGCTGTAATTGCTGCAAATATTCCTGCAATGATATTAGAAGGTATAATTACTCTATTTTTATTAATGTATATAAAAAAATCAATGCCAAGTTTATTAAAAGAGTATAACATATGA
- a CDS encoding MFS transporter — MTKQLFPLALGGLGIGTTEFVIMGLLPDVANDIGVSIPVAGHLISAYAFGVVIGAPILVALSAKFPPKNVLIAFMLLFTFFNFLSTIAPDYNTLMMSRFLSGLPHGAFFGVGTVVASKLAKEGKSAQAIATMFTGLTIANLAMVPFVTYIGHNFHWRYAFAIVSLIGLFTILFLYRNLPKQKVLRTVTFKEELEFFKTVKAWHILTIVSIGFGGLFAWFSYIAPLLTNVSNFDKGSVSYLMIVAGAGMVVGNILGGTLADKKDPIKVCMFLLFCLVIALLLVFLLSSSKIISVILVFVCGTLAMSIGAPINMVMLNSAKHSAMLGAAFLQAAFNISNSLGAFFGGLPLFFKLDYNYPSLVGASMAIIGVLLCMLFIRNYNEKDKSFN; from the coding sequence ATGACAAAACAGTTATTTCCTTTAGCCTTAGGAGGTTTAGGAATCGGTACAACAGAGTTTGTAATAATGGGACTTTTACCAGATGTTGCAAATGATATTGGTGTTAGTATTCCAGTTGCGGGACACCTTATTTCAGCATACGCATTTGGAGTAGTTATTGGAGCTCCTATTTTAGTTGCACTTAGTGCAAAATTTCCACCTAAAAATGTTTTAATTGCATTTATGCTTTTATTTACATTTTTCAATTTTTTATCAACTATTGCTCCTGATTACAATACTCTTATGATGTCAAGATTCTTGAGTGGTTTACCACATGGTGCATTTTTTGGTGTTGGAACAGTTGTTGCTTCTAAACTTGCAAAAGAGGGGAAATCAGCCCAAGCAATAGCAACTATGTTTACAGGTCTGACAATTGCAAATCTTGCAATGGTTCCTTTTGTTACTTATATAGGTCATAATTTTCATTGGAGATATGCATTTGCTATTGTTTCTTTGATTGGATTGTTTACTATTTTATTTTTATATAGAAATTTACCAAAACAAAAAGTTTTAAGAACAGTTACATTTAAAGAGGAGTTAGAGTTCTTTAAAACAGTAAAAGCTTGGCACATACTTACAATTGTTTCTATTGGTTTTGGAGGATTATTTGCTTGGTTTAGTTATATTGCACCTTTATTAACTAATGTTTCAAATTTTGATAAAGGAAGTGTTTCTTATTTAATGATTGTTGCAGGTGCAGGAATGGTTGTAGGAAATATTCTAGGGGGAACACTTGCAGATAAAAAAGACCCAATAAAAGTATGTATGTTTTTACTATTTTGTTTGGTTATTGCTCTTTTATTAGTATTTTTATTATCATCTTCAAAAATTATATCTGTAATACTTGTTTTTGTTTGTGGAACACTTGCTATGTCAATTGGGGCACCTATTAATATGGTTATGCTAAATAGTGCAAAACACTCAGCAATGTTGGGAGCTGCATTTTTACAAGCAGCATTTAATATTTCAAACTCTTTGGGTGCATTTTTTGGAGGTCTTCCACTATTTTTTAAATTAGATTATAATTATCCTTCTTTAGTAGGAGCTTCAATGGCAATTATTGGAGTACTATTATGTATGTTATTTATAAGAAACTATAATGAAAAGGATAAATCATTCAACTAA
- a CDS encoding YwbE family protein has product MDNKKRFDIKQGQSVNIVLKKDQRSGKLTKGVVKDILTNSAFHPHGIKVRLQDGQVGRVQEIL; this is encoded by the coding sequence ATGGATAATAAAAAAAGATTTGATATAAAACAAGGACAAAGTGTAAATATTGTTTTAAAAAAAGATCAAAGAAGCGGAAAACTTACGAAAGGTGTTGTTAAAGATATTTTAACTAATTCAGCTTTTCATCCTCATGGAATAAAAGTAAGATTACAAGATGGTCAAGTAGGTAGGGTTCAAGAAATTTTATGA
- a CDS encoding energy-coupling factor transporter transmembrane component T family protein — translation MIFSPAISLICAFLFSSVVSFTSYEIYYLFPIALILFYNKSHILKIFKTLVFLNSFILALSIVLYIENQPQEAINIFIRTNMIILFNISIFYNSKGYDIVRGFNLLKFPDSFISTTYFTLKMIDNLTNDFKSIKSTLRARGFQAKTNLFTYYTFGNILGMLFIKSIRKSYKLKESFITRGFNKKIYLNDEFIITSKDKILLLLILLVIVTKVIL, via the coding sequence ATGATATTCTCCCCTGCAATCTCTTTGATTTGCGCATTTTTATTTTCAAGTGTAGTAAGTTTTACCTCTTATGAAATTTACTACTTATTCCCAATTGCTTTAATTTTATTTTATAATAAATCACATATTTTAAAAATCTTCAAAACATTAGTTTTTTTAAACTCATTTATTTTAGCATTGAGTATTGTTTTATATATAGAAAATCAACCCCAAGAAGCAATAAATATATTTATTAGAACTAATATGATTATTTTATTTAATATCTCAATTTTTTATAATTCAAAAGGTTATGATATTGTAAGGGGTTTTAATCTTTTGAAATTTCCAGATAGTTTTATATCAACTACTTATTTCACACTAAAGATGATTGATAATCTTACAAATGATTTTAAAAGTATAAAAAGTACACTAAGAGCAAGAGGATTTCAAGCTAAAACAAATCTTTTTACATATTATACTTTCGGAAATATTTTAGGAATGCTTTTTATTAAATCTATTAGAAAATCCTATAAATTAAAAGAGTCTTTTATTACAAGAGGATTTAATAAAAAAATATATTTAAACGATGAATTTATAATAACAAGTAAAGATAAAATTTTACTACTTTTAATTTTACTTGTTATTGTTACAAAGGTAATATTATGA
- the rpsG gene encoding 30S ribosomal protein S7, with product MRRRKAPVREIMADPIYNSKVITKFINTIMLDGKKSVAEKIMYGAIANLDARGEESGIELFEKAIENVKPLLEVKSRRVGGATYQVPVEVRAVRRQTLALRWLVDASRKRNERTMVERLANELFEAANERGASFKKKEDMHRMAEANKAFAHYRW from the coding sequence ATGAGAAGAAGAAAAGCTCCAGTTAGAGAAATTATGGCTGATCCTATCTACAATAGTAAAGTGATCACTAAATTTATTAATACAATTATGCTTGATGGTAAAAAATCAGTAGCTGAAAAAATTATGTACGGTGCAATTGCAAACTTAGATGCTAGAGGTGAAGAATCTGGTATTGAATTATTTGAAAAAGCAATTGAAAATGTAAAACCACTTTTAGAAGTAAAATCTAGAAGAGTTGGTGGAGCTACTTACCAAGTTCCAGTTGAAGTTAGAGCTGTAAGAAGACAAACTTTAGCACTTAGATGGTTAGTTGATGCATCTAGAAAAAGAAATGAAAGAACTATGGTAGAAAGATTAGCTAATGAGCTATTCGAAGCAGCTAACGAAAGAGGGGCTTCTTTCAAGAAGAAAGAAGATATGCATAGAATGGCAGAAGCTAATAAAGCGTTTGCTCACTATAGATGGTAG
- a CDS encoding methyltransferase domain-containing protein: protein MQDFSNKLMFEIYNTLLTQLEQKEQISFYALNPDIKDGVYAGEKLILDNQEFTYRSLYSFVDLASILNCKMLMPKYLDEKLIEITFKKLNKKESFHKDDNSEEKYGITSSFSKINKNEEPDFLLNYISCLKNTKIEKRKRVLNLGVNSGGEFEVIEKLCENFEELELVGIDYSKSAIDYAKTKFSEYKNVSFYAWDINKLEELDLGTFDLIISIGTLQSSNLNFNETLMNIVQKYLKKDAAMILGFPNCRWYDGAMVYGAMPKNYSFSEMSVLYKDAMFCKKYLQQKKFRVTLTGKNYIFLTATSIRK, encoded by the coding sequence ATGCAAGATTTTTCAAATAAACTTATGTTTGAAATATATAATACCTTACTTACACAACTAGAACAAAAAGAACAAATAAGTTTTTATGCACTAAATCCAGATATAAAAGATGGAGTTTATGCAGGAGAAAAACTTATTTTAGATAATCAAGAGTTTACATATAGAAGTTTGTACTCTTTTGTAGATTTAGCTTCAATACTTAACTGTAAAATGCTAATGCCAAAATATTTAGATGAAAAATTAATTGAAATAACATTTAAAAAACTAAATAAAAAAGAGTCTTTTCACAAAGATGATAATAGTGAAGAAAAATATGGGATAACATCATCTTTTTCAAAAATAAATAAAAATGAAGAGCCTGATTTTTTATTAAATTATATAAGTTGTCTGAAAAATACAAAAATAGAAAAAAGAAAAAGAGTTTTAAATCTTGGTGTAAATAGTGGTGGAGAGTTTGAAGTTATTGAAAAATTGTGTGAAAACTTTGAAGAGTTAGAACTTGTAGGAATTGATTATAGTAAAAGTGCCATTGATTATGCCAAAACTAAATTTAGTGAATATAAAAATGTAAGTTTTTATGCATGGGATATAAATAAGTTAGAAGAGTTAGACTTAGGAACGTTTGATTTGATTATCTCTATTGGAACATTGCAAAGTTCAAATCTAAATTTTAATGAGACTTTGATGAATATAGTTCAAAAATATTTAAAAAAAGATGCAGCTATGATTCTTGGTTTTCCAAATTGTAGATGGTATGATGGTGCTATGGTTTATGGAGCAATGCCAAAAAACTATTCATTTTCAGAAATGTCTGTTTTATATAAAGATGCAATGTTTTGTAAAAAGTATCTTCAACAAAAAAAATTTAGAGTTACATTGACTGGTAAAAACTATATTTTTTTAACTGCTACATCAATAAGAAAGTAA
- a CDS encoding alpha/beta fold hydrolase, with product MVFILHELMGDCRNYEATLKYLDTKNYKYFFIDLRGYGLSKDILGEYNCKEAVNDILNLIKLKELKKITLLGHSMSSLIVQKFAIDYQEYLNKIILVTPVLASGVKMKEEDKQKLLNDMQNDNKIEDIVEAANKRYNQTWNDYRIKLAYSSSTLEARVNYMKMYLEEDFSNEASNIKIPVKVIVGKYDFPVFSKIVIKKAFEKWYKDLEIFEIEDAGHYPMVETPVLFASKIEEFCK from the coding sequence ATAGTTTTTATTCTACATGAACTTATGGGTGATTGTAGAAATTATGAAGCTACTTTAAAATATTTAGATACAAAAAATTATAAATACTTTTTTATTGATTTAAGAGGATATGGACTTTCAAAAGATATTTTAGGTGAGTATAACTGCAAAGAAGCAGTTAATGATATTTTAAATCTTATAAAACTAAAAGAATTAAAAAAAATCACTTTGTTAGGTCACTCTATGTCTTCTTTGATTGTTCAAAAATTTGCAATAGATTATCAAGAGTATTTAAATAAAATCATTTTAGTTACTCCTGTTTTAGCAAGTGGAGTTAAAATGAAAGAAGAAGATAAACAAAAACTTCTTAATGATATGCAAAATGATAATAAAATAGAAGATATAGTAGAAGCTGCAAATAAAAGATACAATCAAACTTGGAATGATTATAGAATAAAATTAGCATATAGTTCATCAACACTTGAAGCAAGAGTTAATTATATGAAAATGTATCTAGAAGAAGATTTTTCAAATGAAGCTTCTAATATAAAAATACCAGTAAAAGTGATAGTTGGAAAATATGATTTTCCAGTTTTTTCTAAAATAGTTATAAAAAAAGCTTTTGAGAAATGGTATAAAGATTTAGAGATATTTGAAATAGAAGATGCGGGACATTATCCTATGGTTGAAACACCTGTATTATTTGCTTCAAAAATAGAAGAGTTTTGTAAATAA
- a CDS encoding YaiI/YqxD family protein: MTLYIDGDAFPNLLKPIVFKAINKLSIQTYVIANKKIDIGKSSLINYLIVEQGADEADNKIVELLKNDDLVITADIPLANRVIEKKAHAIDHRGELYTQDNIKQYLAIRNLMQELRDSGEVTKGPAPFTQKDAQSFANQLNMFFQKYRANI; this comes from the coding sequence ATAACTTTATATATTGATGGTGATGCTTTTCCTAATTTATTAAAACCAATTGTTTTTAAAGCGATAAATAAATTAAGTATTCAAACTTATGTTATTGCAAATAAAAAAATAGATATAGGTAAATCTTCATTGATTAACTACTTAATAGTAGAACAAGGTGCAGATGAGGCTGATAATAAAATTGTTGAGTTATTAAAAAATGATGATTTAGTAATAACAGCTGATATTCCACTAGCAAATAGAGTAATAGAGAAAAAAGCACATGCGATTGACCATCGAGGTGAATTGTACACACAAGATAATATCAAACAATATCTTGCAATTAGAAATTTGATGCAAGAACTAAGAGATAGTGGTGAAGTGACAAAAGGACCAGCACCATTTACACAAAAAGATGCACAAAGTTTTGCAAATCAGTTAAATATGTTTTTTCAAAAATATCGTGCAAATATATAA
- a CDS encoding DUF4198 domain-containing protein, which yields MKKILVLLSSLAIFANAHFLMMTPSTDNVTSKKQANIEIKSMFIHPFEQNGMQMVKPVGIYVNSTKNPLPLKSFTKFDHQAWKTNYKIKKPGVYKFFTVPQPYFEPAEAKFISHVPKVIVSAYGLEEGWDEPIGLKYEIVPMSKPFGLYAGNIFTGKVLHNGKPAANVEVEVELYNGFKLKAPTDSHITQVVKTDENGNFSFVMNHKGWWGFAALIEEGTKMHEGKEYPIENGALLWIKAY from the coding sequence ATGAAAAAAATATTAGTTCTTCTTTCATCTTTAGCTATTTTTGCAAATGCACATTTTCTTATGATGACACCAAGTACAGATAATGTAACAAGTAAAAAGCAAGCAAATATAGAGATAAAATCAATGTTCATTCACCCTTTTGAGCAAAATGGTATGCAAATGGTAAAACCAGTTGGTATTTATGTAAATAGTACGAAAAATCCTTTACCTTTAAAAAGTTTTACTAAATTTGACCATCAAGCATGGAAAACTAACTATAAAATAAAAAAACCAGGTGTTTACAAATTTTTTACAGTTCCTCAACCATATTTTGAACCAGCAGAAGCAAAGTTTATATCTCATGTTCCAAAAGTAATTGTAAGTGCTTATGGTTTAGAAGAGGGATGGGATGAACCAATTGGATTAAAATATGAAATTGTTCCAATGAGTAAACCATTTGGTTTGTATGCTGGAAATATATTTACTGGAAAAGTATTACATAATGGAAAACCAGCTGCAAATGTTGAGGTAGAAGTTGAGTTATATAATGGGTTTAAATTAAAAGCTCCAACAGATTCTCATATAACACAAGTTGTAAAAACAGATGAAAATGGAAACTTCTCTTTTGTTATGAACCACAAAGGTTGGTGGGGATTTGCTGCTTTAATTGAAGAGGGAACAAAAATGCATGAAGGTAAAGAATATCCTATTGAAAATGGTGCTTTACTTTGGATAAAAGCTTATTAA
- a CDS encoding arylamine N-acetyltransferase family protein, whose product MEIEKILNRIEIFDEPSKIDTSIENLTKLHESYILNVPYENLDFVFKKEFSVNILKIYEKIVCNNRGGICYESNTLFMYLLKNLGFDVQMIFAKVEDITYIGADYPHLALLVRIENKEYLVDVANGQNVRVPLCLGEDTIVKSEGIEYKLKKINEEEFALMYNHKYRSWQTRYIFTKEKREVSDFSCVFENTKNYQQFSNHAPLLVTKALEDGRVTLTDETMTYKKDKEKRVWEISLENRAEVLRDYFNIEI is encoded by the coding sequence ATGGAAATAGAAAAAATATTAAATAGAATAGAAATTTTTGATGAGCCATCAAAAATAGATACAAGCATAGAAAATCTAACAAAACTACATGAATCTTATATATTAAATGTACCCTATGAAAATCTTGACTTTGTTTTTAAAAAAGAGTTTTCTGTAAATATCTTAAAAATTTACGAAAAAATAGTTTGTAATAATCGTGGTGGAATTTGCTATGAGTCAAATACTTTATTTATGTATTTATTAAAAAACTTAGGTTTTGATGTACAAATGATATTTGCTAAAGTTGAAGATATTACTTATATTGGTGCAGATTATCCTCATTTGGCACTTTTAGTTAGAATTGAAAATAAAGAGTATTTAGTTGATGTTGCAAATGGACAAAATGTAAGAGTTCCTCTTTGTTTAGGTGAAGATACAATTGTAAAAAGTGAAGGAATAGAGTATAAACTAAAAAAAATAAATGAAGAAGAGTTTGCTCTTATGTACAATCATAAATACAGAAGTTGGCAAACAAGATATATCTTTACAAAAGAAAAAAGAGAAGTTAGTGATTTTTCTTGTGTTTTTGAAAATACAAAAAATTATCAACAGTTTTCTAATCATGCGCCTTTATTGGTTACTAAAGCATTAGAAGATGGAAGAGTAACTTTAACAGATGAGACAATGACTTATAAAAAAGATAAAGAAAAAAGAGTTTGGGAAATAAGTTTAGAAAATAGAGCAGAGGTGCTAAGGGACTACTTTAATATTGAAATATAG
- a CDS encoding DUF234 domain-containing protein, protein METAVNYFAVFGGLDIKVDTTKPLGTLITRHILKDYDKIQKQIEELTKNDSIYHKLLTGIALGDGRVSTTFKRANLEFDFDYESMLDLEDMELIEKQEPLELSKEQEKLNDKYNKFIFTTPFLRFWFAFISPLYRGISKNNYDEFFEKFSNHQMQFMDLIFEQLCQEYIKEFYKDDIKTVGSFWNESNDEIQIVAKTKDDKTIVSLCKYNNQKIKTKQLHSFIDSCESLDVNPDIVVLFSKAGFSTELKAQKSEQLRLFTVKSLKALIL, encoded by the coding sequence ATGGAAACAGCAGTAAATTATTTTGCTGTATTTGGTGGTCTTGATATAAAAGTTGACACAACAAAACCACTTGGAACTTTAATAACTAGACATATTTTAAAAGATTATGACAAAATACAAAAACAAATAGAAGAGTTAACAAAAAATGACTCTATTTATCATAAGTTATTAACAGGAATTGCTTTAGGTGATGGAAGAGTTTCAACTACATTTAAAAGAGCAAATTTAGAGTTTGATTTTGATTACGAGTCAATGTTAGATTTGGAAGATATGGAGTTGATTGAGAAACAAGAACCTCTTGAACTTTCTAAAGAGCAAGAAAAATTAAATGATAAATATAATAAGTTTATTTTTACTACACCTTTTTTAAGATTTTGGTTTGCTTTTATTTCACCTTTATACCGAGGTATTTCTAAAAATAATTATGATGAGTTTTTTGAAAAGTTTAGTAATCATCAGATGCAATTTATGGATTTGATTTTTGAACAACTTTGCCAAGAGTATATTAAAGAGTTTTATAAAGATGATATTAAAACAGTTGGAAGTTTTTGGAATGAATCAAATGATGAAATTCAAATAGTTGCTAAAACAAAAGATGATAAAACAATAGTTTCTTTATGTAAATATAATAATCAAAAAATAAAAACAAAACAATTGCATTCATTTATAGATAGTTGTGAATCTTTAGATGTAAATCCAGATATTGTTGTACTTTTTTCAAAAGCAGGTTTTTCAACTGAGTTGAAAGCTCAAAAATCAGAACAATTAAGATTATTTACTGTTAAGAGTTTAAAAGCTTTAATTTTATAG